A single region of the Sciurus carolinensis chromosome 16, mSciCar1.2, whole genome shotgun sequence genome encodes:
- the Hamp gene encoding hepcidin, with protein sequence MALSTQIRAACLLLLFLTSLTTASSLQQQAGQLAERQPQYTAVAKADWTPGSQRLRRRDTHFPICVFCCKCCKNSQCGICCKT encoded by the exons ATGGCACTGAGCACTCAGATCCGGgctgcctgcctcctgctcctcttcctcaccAGCCTGAccacagcctccagcctccagcaacAG GCAGGACAGCTTGCCGAGCGCCAACCCCAGTACACAGCTGTGGCCAAAGCCGACTGGACG CCCGGGAGCCAAAGGCTGAGGAGGCGAGACACCCACTTCCCCATCTGTGTTTTCTGCTGCAAATGCTGTAAAAATTCCCAGTGTGGAATCTGCTGCAAGACGTAG